Proteins encoded by one window of Clostridium bornimense:
- the mreC gene encoding rod shape-determining protein MreC → MKKFLRNKLTVVIIILSVAFLSLITYSAKTQNNNIIANSVGSGTGKIGGFFYTVGSEIKGFFSNIFYASSIKSENEELQLKNTELEKKAVAYDNLIEENEELRKMLEFKETRGEYDYVGADITGSSGEGWLQSFIINKGSDDGMKEGLVAISPNGSLVGVIKNVSKSWSEIETVTSPNVSIACYISKVTADINDTNNENNGDNTDNQSVNDAPNGVLKGISTNKQTNPRAEINYIPIQSDVNKDDLVLTSGLGKLYPKDIVIGKVLEVKEETGKGMKVATVVPNVEFNKLNGVLIVIPKDGVSVDGEVKY, encoded by the coding sequence ATGAAAAAGTTTTTAAGAAATAAACTGACAGTTGTTATAATTATACTGTCAGTTGCCTTTTTAAGTTTAATAACTTATAGTGCGAAGACACAAAATAATAATATAATAGCAAACTCAGTGGGCAGTGGAACAGGAAAAATTGGGGGATTTTTCTATACAGTTGGTAGTGAGATAAAAGGTTTTTTTAGTAATATATTTTATGCTTCTTCAATTAAGAGTGAGAATGAAGAACTTCAATTAAAAAATACAGAATTAGAGAAAAAAGCTGTTGCATATGATAATTTAATTGAAGAAAATGAAGAACTTAGAAAAATGTTAGAGTTCAAGGAGACACGTGGAGAATATGATTATGTTGGAGCTGATATAACAGGTTCATCTGGAGAAGGGTGGCTACAAAGTTTTATAATAAACAAGGGTAGTGACGATGGAATGAAAGAAGGTCTAGTAGCGATATCTCCTAATGGGTCTTTGGTAGGTGTTATTAAAAATGTAAGTAAAAGTTGGTCAGAAATTGAAACAGTAACATCGCCTAATGTTTCTATAGCATGTTATATTTCTAAGGTTACAGCAGATATTAATGATACAAATAATGAAAATAATGGCGATAATACAGATAATCAAAGTGTCAATGATGCACCTAATGGTGTTTTAAAAGGAATTAGTACAAATAAACAAACAAATCCAAGAGCTGAAATTAATTATATACCTATACAAAGTGATGTTAATAAAGATGACTTAGTTTTAACTTCTGGACTTGGAAAATTGTATCCTAAGGATATTGTTATTGGAAAAGTTTTGGAAGTTAAAGAGGAAACAGGAAAAGGTATGAAAGTAGCGACAGTAGTGCCAAATGTTGAATTTAACAAACTAAATGGAGTTTTAATCGTTATACCAAAAGATGGTGTTAGTGTAGATGGAGAGGTGAAGTATTAA
- the mreD gene encoding rod shape-determining protein MreD produces MKRILTLFLIIIGLFILDNSVVPLFSIGGYCPSLLLVFTLGYAILIDPIDAMFLGIFSGLIQDVYFHGVLGVNGFLNMGACVICSVIGTKIFREKRLFPVIIIFFLSALKYAIVFIVMYSLGTKYNSLNILFGSFYNMIIAIIAYGWIYDLSQKSFMIRDWEF; encoded by the coding sequence ATGAAAAGAATACTCACCCTATTTTTAATAATCATAGGACTATTTATTTTAGATAATTCTGTAGTGCCTTTATTTTCTATTGGTGGTTATTGCCCTAGTTTGCTATTAGTATTTACCCTTGGATATGCAATTTTGATTGATCCTATCGATGCTATGTTTTTAGGTATTTTTTCAGGTTTAATTCAAGATGTTTATTTTCATGGAGTACTAGGTGTTAATGGATTTTTAAATATGGGTGCATGTGTTATATGTTCAGTTATCGGGACAAAAATATTCAGAGAGAAAAGGTTATTTCCTGTAATAATTATATTTTTTTTAAGTGCTTTAAAATATGCCATAGTGTTTATAGTGATGTATTCTTTAGGTACAAAATATAATTCTTTAAACATTCTTTTCGGTTCTTTTTATAATATGATAATAGCTATAATTGCTTATGGATGGATATATGATTTATCTCAAAAAAGCTTTATGATTAGGGACTGGGAGTTTTAG
- the minD gene encoding septum site-determining protein MinD, giving the protein MGEAIVITSGKGGVGKTTTTANIGTALASLGKSVVVVDGDTGLRNLDVLMGLENRIVYTLLDVIEEKCRLKQALIKDKRFENLALLPTAQTRNKEDINMEQMVSLVGELKKMYDYVLIDCPAGIEQGFENSIAAADRALIVVNPEVTSVRDADRVIGKLDAKGIEDHKLIINRMNPAMAASGDMLNVNDIVEILAVKLIGVVPDDKGITVSTNKGEPIVLEDSAISGRAFKNIARRILGEEVPFLQLKAEEKGFLASIKKIFSK; this is encoded by the coding sequence ATGGGAGAAGCAATTGTTATAACATCAGGTAAAGGTGGGGTTGGAAAAACAACTACAACTGCTAATATTGGAACTGCACTAGCTAGTCTAGGTAAATCAGTTGTAGTAGTTGATGGAGATACAGGCCTTAGAAACTTAGATGTATTAATGGGTCTTGAGAATAGAATAGTTTATACATTATTAGATGTTATTGAAGAAAAATGTAGGTTAAAACAAGCACTTATTAAAGATAAGAGATTCGAAAATTTAGCATTATTACCTACCGCTCAAACTAGAAACAAAGAAGATATAAACATGGAACAGATGGTCTCTTTAGTTGGGGAACTGAAAAAAATGTATGACTATGTTTTAATAGATTGCCCTGCAGGTATAGAGCAAGGTTTTGAAAATTCTATTGCTGCTGCTGATAGAGCCTTGATTGTAGTTAATCCAGAGGTAACTTCAGTGAGAGATGCAGATAGAGTTATTGGTAAGCTAGATGCAAAAGGTATAGAGGATCACAAGCTTATCATTAATAGGATGAATCCAGCTATGGCAGCAAGTGGGGATATGCTTAATGTAAATGATATAGTGGAAATTTTAGCAGTTAAGTTAATAGGAGTAGTTCCAGATGATAAAGGTATCACAGTATCTACAAATAAAGGGGAACCTATAGTTCTAGAAGATAGTGCAATAAGTGGAAGAGCATTTAAAAATATAGCTAGAAGAATACTTGGAGAAGAAGTACCATTTTTACAACTTAAAGCAGAAGAAAAAGGATTTTTAGCTTCGATAAAGAAAATCTTTTCTAAATAA
- a CDS encoding Maf family protein, with the protein MKIILASSSPRRAELIKTISDKITICPSNFNESSIEYDGDVVKYIRKLSYEKAKEVSEREEGIIIGCDTVVFFEEKILEKPKDRKEAIEFLKSLSGNVHYVYSGYTIIDKNNNCNKFNYCKTAVKFYTLSEEEIEEYINTDEYIDKAGGYGIQGKGALLVEKIEGDYFNIVGLPISLLNKELRGMGVNL; encoded by the coding sequence ATGAAGATTATCTTAGCGTCATCATCTCCAAGGAGAGCAGAACTGATAAAAACTATATCAGATAAGATAACTATATGTCCAAGTAACTTTAATGAATCATCTATAGAATATGATGGAGATGTAGTTAAGTATATAAGAAAATTATCTTATGAAAAAGCAAAAGAAGTAAGTGAAAGAGAAGAAGGAATAATCATAGGATGTGACACTGTAGTATTTTTTGAAGAGAAGATTCTAGAAAAACCTAAAGATAGAAAAGAAGCAATAGAATTTTTGAAAAGCTTAAGTGGAAATGTTCATTATGTATATTCCGGATACACTATTATAGATAAAAACAATAATTGTAACAAATTCAATTATTGTAAGACCGCTGTTAAATTTTATACTTTATCAGAAGAAGAAATAGAAGAGTATATAAATACTGATGAGTATATTGATAAAGCAGGTGGTTATGGAATACAAGGGAAAGGTGCTCTTCTTGTTGAGAAAATAGAAGGGGATTATTTTAATATTGTAGGGCTACCAATTAGTTTACTAAATAAAGAGCTTAGGGGCATGGGGGTAAATCTTTAG
- a CDS encoding rod shape-determining protein, with amino-acid sequence MGLFGMTKDMGIDLGTANTLVYVKGKGIVLNEPSVVAINTNSKAVLAVGNEAKQMIGRTPGSIVAIRPLKDGVIADFDVTERMLRMFIEKVCPKGAFTSPRVMVCFPSGITAVEKRAIEEATKQAGARDVKLLEEPMAAAIGAGLATDEPRGSMVVDIGGGTTEVAIISLGGIVTAKSLRIAGDDLDKAIINYIKRAYNLMIGERTAETVKITLGSAYKVSDVDEKMEIRGRDLLTGLPKVVEIGEAEIREALSEPVSSIVDAIKTTLEKTPPELAADIMDRGIMLTGGGALLRGIDKLINEETHMPVNIAENPLDCVALGAGKALAHFDKLR; translated from the coding sequence ATGGGTTTATTTGGTATGACAAAAGATATGGGAATTGATTTAGGAACAGCTAACACATTAGTATATGTAAAAGGTAAAGGAATAGTTTTAAATGAGCCATCGGTGGTAGCTATTAATACTAATAGTAAGGCTGTACTTGCTGTAGGAAATGAAGCAAAACAAATGATAGGTAGAACACCAGGTAGCATTGTAGCAATAAGACCATTAAAAGATGGTGTTATAGCAGACTTTGATGTCACTGAAAGAATGCTTAGAATGTTTATTGAGAAAGTATGTCCAAAAGGTGCGTTTACTTCACCAAGAGTAATGGTATGTTTCCCATCTGGAATAACAGCAGTAGAAAAGAGAGCTATCGAAGAAGCAACTAAACAAGCAGGAGCAAGAGATGTAAAATTACTAGAAGAACCGATGGCAGCGGCGATAGGAGCAGGCCTTGCTACTGATGAACCAAGAGGATCTATGGTTGTAGATATCGGTGGAGGTACTACAGAAGTTGCTATAATATCTCTTGGAGGAATTGTAACAGCAAAATCTCTTAGAATAGCTGGTGATGATTTAGATAAGGCTATAATTAATTATATTAAGAGAGCGTATAACTTAATGATAGGAGAAAGAACAGCAGAAACTGTAAAAATTACTTTAGGATCAGCATATAAAGTTTCAGATGTAGATGAAAAGATGGAGATAAGAGGAAGAGACTTATTAACAGGACTTCCAAAAGTAGTTGAAATTGGAGAAGCTGAAATAAGAGAAGCATTAAGTGAGCCTGTAAGTTCTATAGTAGATGCTATTAAAACAACTCTTGAAAAAACTCCACCAGAATTAGCAGCAGACATAATGGATAGAGGTATTATGTTAACTGGTGGTGGTGCATTATTAAGAGGTATAGATAAGTTAATAAATGAAGAAACTCATATGCCAGTAAACATTGCTGAGAATCCCCTTGATTGTGTAGCTTTAGGAGCAGGAAAAGCATTAGCTCACTTTGATAAATTGAGATAG
- a CDS encoding penicillin-binding transpeptidase domain-containing protein codes for MNKQNKRRKTVTRKSFINEFTRYSVLKLSVVAVSAYVGIGLLNIQVFNHSYYSESAKSGSHRFVEEQAPRGNIYDKNGTVIAYDIQNFALTFTEATESNEKFYDTMEKVFKVLKENELDIDDDFPIKLNGDQYEFKFNAIDEEGKKLQERQFKIDISLMDYLAGEMFDGASYSKLEDDEAKAVIKEAEKYTAEDTYNFLLSDKKYSIPKGVYSKDDERRMVIVKNSLQLQGYSGYKPITIASALDREVAFTFEQMLDELPGINVETKPQRYYPYGKMGAAFIGYVSKVNDDDKNVEKGYDASTDIKGASGIEAAYEDRLRGSKGASIVEVNRFGRPISELAKREAYQGQNVHLTVDWKVQEAAENALAKNMTESRTLLNGTVIDPPDRGAVVALDVNTGAVIAMVSQPTFDPNDFAAVNGLSTEKYNEYYGFDNEFYENLAKEKGWDNKTISTKDKSHPLNGKNMFEALFPKNENGQREDIKDLVPKPTINYATQSLIPPGSIFKTFTAYAGFAEGVVDSSSTVFDGGYYEDGEGFRTTFPEDPQAGNADIELALEKSSNPYFMEISKRLYQKFSDENNRESSGVKYKENGIASYAWRFGLGADPEDKNAITSTGIEISENFGQVYNHYSWISSQSKLMYISLADRLKAGEYTGRTKYTFIPINLSINEEVDSEEVKSLKLKIKSIILEGLCNGTYDNKLLEENIRLLNDTDPEYNGRKPSDNEYKNLLDFIRDQIKYEGYNQFVAKYHSYNASIGQGATNVTPLQIASAYATYLNGGTRYKVHLLDKVTDVDGNIVSEYEPEVIDKMDIDPKISKSINAGLERVIYNSSSFNSLYSKLPVRVGGKTGTATFDNEQLAYGREAYGWLVTYAPAENPEIVVVSVTFNGHFGKNNAEINYEVLKAYFENK; via the coding sequence TTGAACAAACAAAACAAAAGAAGAAAAACGGTAACAAGAAAATCGTTTATAAATGAATTTACAAGATATTCAGTATTAAAGTTATCTGTAGTTGCAGTAAGTGCTTATGTAGGAATAGGTTTATTAAATATACAAGTTTTTAATCATAGTTATTATAGTGAAAGTGCAAAATCAGGTTCACATAGATTTGTAGAAGAACAAGCTCCGAGAGGAAATATATATGATAAAAATGGAACAGTAATAGCTTATGATATCCAAAACTTTGCACTTACATTTACAGAAGCTACAGAAAGTAATGAAAAGTTTTATGATACAATGGAAAAAGTCTTTAAAGTTTTAAAAGAAAATGAATTAGATATAGATGATGACTTTCCCATAAAGCTTAATGGAGATCAATATGAGTTTAAGTTTAATGCTATAGATGAGGAAGGTAAAAAGCTTCAAGAAAGGCAATTTAAAATTGATATCAGTTTAATGGATTATTTAGCTGGAGAGATGTTTGATGGAGCGTCTTATTCAAAATTAGAAGATGATGAAGCTAAAGCTGTCATTAAAGAAGCAGAAAAGTATACAGCAGAAGATACTTATAATTTTTTATTATCAGATAAAAAGTATAGTATACCTAAAGGTGTATACTCAAAAGATGATGAAAGAAGAATGGTGATTGTAAAAAATTCACTTCAACTTCAAGGGTATTCAGGATATAAACCTATAACTATAGCTTCTGCTCTTGATAGAGAAGTAGCATTTACCTTTGAACAAATGTTAGACGAATTACCGGGTATAAATGTTGAAACTAAACCCCAAAGATATTATCCATATGGAAAAATGGGAGCAGCTTTTATAGGTTACGTATCAAAAGTTAATGATGATGATAAAAATGTAGAAAAGGGATATGATGCTAGTACAGATATAAAAGGAGCTTCAGGAATAGAAGCAGCATACGAAGATAGATTAAGAGGATCTAAGGGAGCATCTATTGTAGAAGTTAATAGATTTGGAAGACCTATTTCAGAACTGGCTAAAAGAGAAGCTTATCAAGGTCAAAATGTTCATTTAACAGTAGATTGGAAAGTACAAGAAGCTGCTGAAAATGCTTTAGCAAAGAACATGACAGAATCTAGAACATTATTAAATGGAACAGTGATAGATCCTCCTGACAGAGGAGCTGTAGTAGCGTTAGATGTAAATACAGGAGCTGTGATAGCTATGGTATCACAACCTACATTTGATCCTAATGACTTTGCAGCTGTTAATGGGCTTAGTACAGAAAAATATAATGAATATTATGGTTTTGATAATGAGTTCTATGAAAATTTAGCTAAGGAAAAAGGATGGGATAATAAAACTATTTCCACTAAGGATAAGAGTCATCCTCTTAATGGAAAGAATATGTTTGAAGCGCTTTTTCCGAAAAATGAAAATGGTCAAAGAGAAGATATTAAGGATTTAGTACCAAAACCTACTATTAATTATGCAACACAATCATTGATACCTCCTGGTTCGATTTTCAAAACATTTACAGCTTATGCTGGATTTGCTGAAGGCGTTGTAGATAGTTCTAGTACAGTTTTTGATGGAGGATATTATGAAGATGGAGAAGGGTTCAGGACAACTTTCCCAGAAGATCCTCAGGCTGGAAATGCAGATATAGAACTTGCTCTGGAGAAATCTTCAAATCCATATTTTATGGAGATATCTAAAAGATTATACCAAAAGTTTTCAGATGAGAATAATAGAGAATCATCAGGAGTAAAGTATAAAGAAAATGGAATTGCTTCCTATGCATGGAGATTTGGACTTGGAGCAGATCCTGAAGACAAAAATGCTATAACATCTACAGGAATAGAAATAAGTGAAAATTTTGGGCAAGTATATAATCATTATTCATGGATAAGTTCGCAGTCAAAATTAATGTATATATCATTAGCTGATAGATTAAAGGCAGGAGAATACACTGGAAGAACAAAATATACTTTTATACCAATAAATTTGAGTATAAATGAAGAAGTAGATAGTGAAGAAGTTAAATCACTAAAGTTAAAAATAAAATCTATTATTTTAGAAGGACTATGTAATGGAACTTATGATAATAAACTTCTTGAAGAAAATATTAGACTATTAAATGATACGGATCCAGAATATAATGGAAGAAAACCAAGTGATAATGAATATAAGAATTTACTGGATTTTATTAGAGATCAAATAAAATATGAAGGATATAATCAATTTGTTGCTAAATATCATTCATATAATGCTTCTATAGGTCAAGGAGCTACAAATGTTACACCACTTCAGATTGCTTCTGCTTATGCTACTTATTTAAATGGAGGAACTAGATATAAAGTTCATCTATTAGATAAGGTAACAGATGTAGATGGAAATATAGTGTCTGAATATGAACCAGAAGTTATAGATAAAATGGATATTGATCCTAAAATATCAAAAAGTATAAATGCTGGTTTAGAAAGAGTTATTTATAATTCATCATCATTTAATAGTTTATATAGTAAACTGCCTGTTAGAGTTGGCGGAAAGACAGGAACAGCTACTTTTGATAATGAGCAATTAGCATATGGTAGAGAAGCTTATGGATGGCTTGTAACTTATGCACCAGCAGAAAATCCTGAGATTGTAGTTGTATCAGTAACTTTCAATGGACATTTTGGGAAAAATAATGCTGAAATTAATTATGAAGTATTAAAAGCATATTTTGAAAATAAATAA
- the rodA gene encoding rod shape-determining protein RodA produces the protein MLSNLKINKKLLGEIDFTILMIAIVIVIFGVLNIYSATYNKTLDGVPIGFEYAKLQLMWLGVGLIAIYFILTIDYSFFRNYAYVFYGASIILLLINKVAGTVSKGANSWIQIGSRAIQPSEFAKLAIIIIVAKKIEDMDGKIDSFKKLFIIFIYAIIPTSLVIIQPDMGMTMVIFFTVLGMVVVGKLDWKIIGGGFLALFIAIAVVWNSGLIEDYQKNRIITVFNPARDPLGDGYHVIQAKIAIGSGGLTGSGYMNGSQTKGGFIPEAWTDFIFSVVGEEWGLLGSVGLLALYGIMIFRMINIARESKDVFGSILVAGVTGSMLFSILENAGMNVGLMPITGITLPFMSYGGSSMLVYFMSLALVLNVGMRRKKINF, from the coding sequence ATGTTATCTAATCTTAAAATAAATAAGAAATTATTAGGAGAAATAGATTTTACTATCTTAATGATAGCAATTGTTATTGTTATTTTCGGAGTACTTAATATATATTCGGCAACATATAACAAGACATTAGATGGAGTACCAATTGGGTTTGAATATGCAAAGTTACAACTAATGTGGCTCGGAGTAGGCCTTATAGCTATTTATTTTATTTTAACTATTGATTACTCTTTCTTTAGAAATTATGCATATGTTTTTTATGGTGCATCTATTATACTTTTGCTTATAAATAAAGTGGCTGGAACAGTTAGTAAGGGAGCTAATTCTTGGATACAAATAGGTTCTAGAGCAATACAACCATCTGAATTTGCAAAACTAGCTATAATAATTATAGTAGCAAAAAAAATAGAAGATATGGATGGTAAAATTGATTCCTTTAAAAAGCTGTTTATAATTTTTATATATGCTATAATTCCTACATCTTTAGTTATAATCCAACCAGATATGGGGATGACTATGGTAATATTCTTTACTGTACTTGGAATGGTTGTAGTAGGAAAATTGGATTGGAAGATTATCGGTGGTGGATTTTTAGCTTTATTTATCGCTATTGCAGTAGTATGGAATAGTGGGCTTATAGAAGACTATCAAAAAAATCGTATAATCACTGTATTTAATCCAGCTAGAGATCCATTAGGAGATGGTTATCATGTAATACAGGCTAAAATTGCTATAGGGTCTGGTGGTCTTACTGGAAGCGGATATATGAATGGAAGTCAAACTAAAGGAGGATTTATTCCAGAAGCATGGACAGATTTCATATTTTCTGTAGTTGGGGAAGAATGGGGACTTCTTGGATCTGTTGGTCTTTTAGCGTTATATGGAATTATGATTTTTAGAATGATTAATATAGCAAGAGAATCGAAAGATGTCTTTGGATCAATATTAGTAGCAGGTGTTACGGGATCGATGTTATTTTCAATTTTAGAAAATGCAGGAATGAATGTTGGATTAATGCCAATAACAGGAATAACTCTTCCGTTTATGAGTTATGGAGGTAGTTCTATGTTAGTTTACTTCATGAGTTTGGCTTTAGTTTTAAATGTAGGAATGAGACGTAAGAAAATTAATTTTTAG
- a CDS encoding site-2 protease family protein: MIKINKRFFIYVIIIVIATRSLSILYSFLFIIIHEIAHLLVAICFKYKGYTIEIDILGARLHYKDIEDMSIKEDIIISLAGPIINIIMGLIFCLLSLYEEMIINYILGFFNLIPVIPLDGGRILKNLLTKRYLYKKANVITIYISMVIGVFFLVTAIILGIEFKFNISLLLISILIIYCSYREKRRIVYVVMGDLMKKREKFFKKGYIESIVVSISYNKSLLSVLTLIDKGKYTLFYILDDSMNVIKVISEEEVLKGVKEYGDITIKEYINLP, from the coding sequence ATGATAAAAATAAATAAAAGATTTTTTATTTATGTAATTATAATTGTAATAGCCACAAGAAGTTTAAGTATACTATATTCATTTCTGTTTATAATAATTCACGAAATAGCACATTTACTAGTTGCTATATGCTTTAAATATAAAGGATATACTATAGAAATTGATATATTGGGTGCTAGATTACATTATAAAGATATAGAGGATATGTCTATAAAAGAAGACATCATTATTTCCTTAGCAGGTCCAATTATCAATATTATTATGGGATTAATTTTTTGTTTATTAAGCCTATATGAAGAGATGATTATAAATTATATTTTAGGCTTTTTTAATTTAATACCGGTTATACCATTAGATGGAGGACGTATTTTAAAGAATCTTTTAACTAAAAGGTATTTATATAAGAAAGCCAATGTTATTACAATTTATATAAGTATGGTTATAGGAGTATTTTTTTTAGTAACAGCTATTATATTGGGAATTGAATTTAAATTTAATATAAGTTTGTTACTAATTAGTATATTAATAATATATTGTTCATATAGGGAGAAAAGAAGAATAGTATATGTAGTTATGGGGGATTTAATGAAGAAGAGAGAAAAGTTTTTTAAAAAAGGATATATAGAGAGTATAGTAGTTTCAATTTCATATAACAAGTCATTACTTAGTGTATTAACTTTAATAGATAAGGGTAAATACACTTTATTTTATATTTTAGATGATAGTATGAATGTTATTAAGGTTATATCTGAAGAAGAAGTATTAAAAGGAGTTAAAGAATATGGAGATATAACAATAAAGGAATATATTAATTTACCTTAG
- the radC gene encoding RadC family protein, with the protein MSFRLKDLPKHNRPRERFKMYGAQNLTDIELLSILLGSGIKDDNIINVSMKVFSKSKGLRNLFNMSLNELQEIKGIGEVKSIQILALGELIRRYTIVDYEDKLKVSSAIDCVNIINNEMCLLNKEVLKIIMLNVKNIVIGIRDVSIGSLNSSIVHPREVFHEAIKNSSASIIIAHNHPSGDSTPSKEDINITKRLKECGELLGINLLDHIIIGKNTYVSLKEKGIL; encoded by the coding sequence ATGAGTTTTAGATTAAAAGATTTACCAAAACACAATAGACCAAGAGAAAGATTTAAAATGTATGGGGCACAAAACCTTACAGATATTGAACTTTTATCAATTCTATTAGGTAGTGGGATAAAAGATGATAATATTATAAATGTATCTATGAAGGTATTTTCAAAATCAAAGGGATTAAGAAATTTATTTAACATGAGTTTAAATGAGCTTCAAGAAATTAAAGGTATAGGAGAAGTTAAGTCTATACAAATACTTGCACTTGGAGAACTTATACGAAGATATACAATTGTTGATTATGAAGATAAACTTAAAGTTTCAAGTGCTATAGATTGTGTAAATATTATAAATAATGAGATGTGCCTATTGAATAAAGAGGTTTTAAAAATTATAATGTTAAATGTGAAAAATATTGTGATTGGAATAAGAGACGTTTCTATAGGATCATTAAATTCATCTATAGTGCATCCAAGGGAAGTTTTTCATGAAGCAATTAAGAATAGTAGTGCATCAATAATTATAGCTCATAATCATCCTAGTGGAGATTCAACACCTTCAAAGGAAGATATTAATATAACAAAAAGATTAAAGGAGTGTGGAGAACTCTTAGGAATCAATTTATTAGATCATATAATTATTGGGAAGAACACATATGTAAGTTTAAAAGAAAAAGGAATACTTTAA
- the minE gene encoding cell division topological specificity factor MinE, with protein sequence MDFFKFFTEKQAPKDVAKERLKLILIHDRQDLSPTILEKMKNEILEVISKYVEIDNADVDVKLTTDNNMDGCGPALIANIPIKKLKE encoded by the coding sequence ATGGACTTTTTTAAATTTTTTACAGAGAAGCAAGCACCTAAGGATGTAGCAAAGGAAAGATTAAAATTAATTTTAATTCATGATAGACAAGATCTAAGTCCAACTATATTAGAGAAAATGAAAAATGAGATATTAGAAGTCATATCTAAATATGTGGAGATAGATAATGCAGATGTGGATGTAAAATTAACTACAGATAATAATATGGATGGATGTGGCCCAGCCTTAATAGCTAATATACCTATCAAAAAACTGAAAGAATAG
- a CDS encoding DUF4321 domain-containing protein: MREIKKNRIGLLCLLVFMGAISGTLVGEILGSKFEVLSFMESTYSLGFSKPLYLDLGILKITFSLIFDINIMTIIGIILVVVLYKRL; this comes from the coding sequence TTGAGAGAGATAAAAAAGAATAGAATTGGACTTTTGTGTTTATTAGTATTCATGGGAGCTATTTCTGGTACGTTAGTTGGAGAAATATTAGGATCAAAGTTTGAAGTACTTTCTTTCATGGAGTCTACATATTCATTAGGTTTTTCAAAACCACTATATTTAGACTTAGGAATTCTTAAGATTACTTTTTCATTAATCTTTGATATTAATATAATGACTATAATAGGGATAATTCTTGTGGTTGTATTGTACAAAAGATTATAG
- the minC gene encoding septum site-determining protein MinC, with translation MEVFPISRKITLKGNKDGLNAIIDMSRFASFDEMMTNLVARLNKGKRFFKGSTLIITSQLEYFSESEMRMFKNTLFSEFEIKDCIFKDSEENNKKVFEGIKEGKTKFIRNTIRSGQIIRFDGNLIIIGDINPGAEVYATGNIVVLGVLRGDVHAGSDGNKEAIIAAFSLQPKIIQIANMITRSPDDVMKPNYPEVAKIKGNFIIVEPYSPNKFI, from the coding sequence ATGGAGGTGTTTCCGATTTCTAGAAAGATTACTTTAAAAGGAAATAAAGATGGGTTAAATGCTATAATTGATATGAGTAGATTTGCAAGCTTTGATGAAATGATGACAAATTTAGTTGCAAGATTAAATAAGGGGAAGAGATTTTTTAAAGGAAGCACTCTAATTATAACATCTCAACTTGAGTATTTTAGTGAATCAGAAATGAGGATGTTTAAGAATACACTTTTTTCTGAATTTGAGATAAAGGATTGTATATTTAAAGATAGTGAAGAAAATAATAAGAAGGTTTTTGAAGGAATTAAAGAAGGAAAAACTAAATTTATAAGAAATACTATCCGAAGTGGTCAAATAATAAGATTTGATGGAAATCTTATTATAATAGGAGACATAAATCCAGGCGCAGAAGTATATGCAACGGGGAATATTGTAGTTTTAGGAGTTTTACGTGGAGATGTTCATGCAGGTAGTGATGGTAATAAAGAAGCAATAATAGCAGCTTTTTCATTGCAACCTAAAATTATTCAGATAGCGAATATGATTACAAGATCTCCAGATGATGTGATGAAGCCCAATTATCCAGAAGTAGCTAAAATCAAAGGAAATTTTATTATAGTTGAACCATATTCACCAAATAAATTCATATAG